The following proteins come from a genomic window of Microbacterium lemovicicum:
- a CDS encoding NAD(P)/FAD-dependent oxidoreductase yields MPSDRPSSFHRVLVIGGGNGGLSVAGRLRRQGVTDIVVVEPRTEHFYKPLFSYIAGGTARAAEVVRDQGAVTPKGVSWIRDAVTGIDPEASSVTLASGATVRYEHLIVCPGIQQDWDAVPGLAEAVSTPEVASNYTLDLAVKTSRLLQGVTRGTVVFAQPPGPASCAGAIQKPMYQACAYWRARGVLDDIRVVLVVPDATVYGVPEVDRELERKIAEYGIELSTASTVAEVDGAARTVLIARSDGRRARRLEYDALVIEPPQSAPDWLAATTLADPGDERRFVEVDPRTLRHRRYPNVWALGDAAATTNSKSGGALRKQTMVLAKNLTAVLRGRRPSAQYDGYGVCPFTVSRSTVVFAEFDDELRLQPSVPFWRGLVRERRLTWFLDRHVLPWVYWNLILQGRA; encoded by the coding sequence ATGCCGTCCGACCGCCCGTCATCCTTCCATCGCGTCCTGGTGATCGGAGGCGGCAACGGCGGCCTCTCGGTCGCCGGACGCCTGCGCCGACAGGGCGTCACGGACATCGTGGTGGTCGAACCGCGCACCGAGCATTTCTACAAGCCGCTCTTCAGCTACATCGCCGGCGGCACGGCGCGGGCTGCGGAGGTCGTCCGCGACCAGGGGGCCGTGACGCCGAAGGGCGTGTCGTGGATCCGCGACGCCGTCACCGGCATCGATCCCGAGGCGAGCTCCGTGACGCTCGCATCGGGAGCCACGGTGCGCTACGAGCACCTCATCGTGTGCCCCGGCATCCAGCAGGACTGGGATGCCGTCCCCGGCCTGGCGGAGGCGGTGTCCACCCCGGAGGTCGCGTCGAACTACACGCTCGACCTGGCGGTCAAGACGTCACGCCTGCTGCAGGGCGTCACCCGGGGCACGGTGGTCTTCGCGCAGCCGCCCGGACCCGCCTCGTGCGCGGGCGCCATCCAGAAGCCGATGTACCAGGCCTGCGCGTACTGGCGTGCGCGAGGCGTGCTGGATGACATCCGCGTCGTGCTGGTCGTCCCCGATGCCACCGTGTACGGCGTGCCCGAGGTCGACAGGGAGCTCGAGCGCAAGATCGCCGAGTACGGCATCGAGCTGAGCACGGCCAGCACCGTCGCCGAGGTGGACGGCGCGGCCCGCACCGTGCTGATCGCCCGCAGCGACGGCCGCCGTGCGCGCAGACTGGAGTACGACGCCCTCGTCATCGAGCCGCCGCAGAGCGCTCCGGACTGGCTCGCCGCCACCACGCTCGCGGACCCGGGCGACGAGCGGAGATTCGTGGAGGTGGACCCGCGCACGCTCCGCCACCGGCGGTACCCGAACGTGTGGGCGCTGGGCGATGCCGCGGCCACGACCAACTCGAAGTCGGGCGGGGCGCTGCGGAAGCAGACGATGGTCCTGGCGAAGAACCTCACCGCGGTGCTCCGCGGTCGCCGGCCGTCCGCGCAGTACGACGGCTACGGCGTCTGCCCGTTCACCGTGTCGCGCTCGACGGTGGTCTTCGCGGAGTTCGACGACGAGCTCCGCCTGCAGCCCTCGGTGCCGTTCTGGCGCGGCCTGGTGCGCGAGCGCCGGCTGACGTGGTTCCTCGACCGGCACGTGCTGCCGTGGGTGTACTGGAACCTGATCCTGCAGGGCCGCGCCTGA
- a CDS encoding biopolymer transporter Tol, producing the protein MSAGEHDEERWLVIDGRRWRRTDPAIPEELAAALRSHLGRGRSGVRSAKRAGDEEAIAAARRRVGLAKHGLGERGPYWWERPEPERVADARAALRDLDALPDPDPLRDD; encoded by the coding sequence ATGTCCGCCGGCGAGCACGACGAGGAACGATGGCTGGTCATCGACGGGCGCCGCTGGCGCCGGACCGATCCGGCGATCCCGGAGGAGCTGGCCGCCGCCCTGCGCTCGCACCTCGGTCGCGGGCGTTCCGGCGTCCGCTCGGCGAAGCGCGCCGGCGACGAGGAGGCCATCGCGGCGGCCCGGCGGAGGGTGGGGCTGGCCAAGCACGGACTGGGGGAGCGGGGACCCTACTGGTGGGAACGGCCGGAGCCGGAGCGGGTGGCCGACGCGCGCGCCGCGCTGCGCGATCTCGACGCGCTGCCCGACCCCGACCCGCTGCGCGACGACTGA
- a CDS encoding TetR/AcrR family transcriptional regulator — translation MRSEHARRAILQATATLLAERGYDHLTIEGIAAAAGVGKQTIYRWWSSKGDIIAECLLEGMVVPGRGELPDTGDIRADLTRWLRDLADMLARDEGELLLRSLIAAAAEHVEVGRRLRDVLAGPESLSGRLERATGTVPNLPRGAPVEEIAEALIGALLLRALSRSPLQPADIDRLLRAVLG, via the coding sequence GTGCGCAGTGAGCATGCACGCCGGGCGATCCTTCAGGCGACGGCCACGCTTCTGGCCGAGCGGGGGTACGACCACCTCACGATCGAGGGGATCGCCGCCGCCGCCGGCGTCGGCAAGCAGACGATCTACCGGTGGTGGTCGTCGAAGGGCGACATCATCGCCGAGTGCCTGCTCGAGGGGATGGTGGTCCCGGGCCGCGGCGAGCTGCCGGACACGGGAGACATCCGAGCAGACCTGACCCGGTGGCTGCGGGATCTGGCCGACATGCTCGCCCGGGACGAGGGCGAGCTGCTGCTGCGGTCGCTCATCGCCGCCGCCGCCGAGCACGTCGAGGTAGGGCGACGCCTCCGTGACGTGCTGGCCGGCCCCGAGTCCCTCTCCGGACGACTCGAGCGCGCCACGGGCACGGTGCCGAACCTTCCGCGCGGGGCGCCGGTGGAGGAGATCGCCGAGGCACTCATCGGGGCGCTCCTCCTCCGGGCCCTCAGCCGGTCGCCGCTGCAACCAGCCGACATCGATCGGCTGCTGCGCGCGGTGCTCGGCTGA